Proteins co-encoded in one Cupriavidus metallidurans CH34 genomic window:
- a CDS encoding acyl-CoA dehydrogenase family protein, with product MSQTRRLIFDADHEQFRASVARFVQNEITPYVDQWREQGCCDRAIFEKAGEQGLLLMWADEAYGGAGVTDFRYEQILFEELIRHGDVGVYLTLHSRLVAPYIGRLGTEAQKRRWLTGAASGKTILAIAMTEPGAGSDLAGIGARAERRDGGWVINGAKTFISNGHNADAVIVVARTNPDERRAFGLFVVERGMAGFERGRRLKKLGLDAQDTAELFFNDVFVPDENVLGNPARGFAYLAEGLEEERLLCACQSIAHAQSAFDLTLPYVKERRAFGRPIGALQNTRFVLARRRAELDAMQIWLDALVMEHNAGRLDAVTAASAKLLSTELENRVIDDCLQLHGGSGYMDEYRISRMYRDARVSRIFAGASEIMLEIISRSLGLTERMD from the coding sequence ATGTCCCAGACCCGCCGCCTGATCTTCGATGCCGATCACGAGCAGTTCCGTGCTTCGGTCGCGCGTTTCGTGCAGAACGAAATCACCCCGTATGTGGACCAGTGGCGCGAGCAGGGCTGCTGCGACCGTGCCATCTTCGAGAAAGCCGGCGAGCAGGGCCTGTTGCTGATGTGGGCCGATGAAGCCTATGGCGGCGCGGGCGTGACCGATTTCCGCTACGAACAGATCCTCTTCGAAGAGCTGATTCGCCACGGAGATGTCGGCGTGTATCTGACGCTCCATTCGCGGCTGGTCGCGCCATATATTGGCCGGCTGGGCACGGAGGCGCAGAAGCGCCGGTGGCTCACCGGCGCGGCCAGCGGCAAGACGATCCTGGCGATTGCCATGACAGAGCCGGGCGCCGGCTCCGATCTGGCCGGGATCGGCGCACGTGCCGAGCGGCGCGACGGCGGCTGGGTCATCAACGGCGCCAAGACGTTCATCTCGAACGGGCACAACGCGGATGCCGTCATCGTGGTCGCGCGTACCAATCCCGACGAGCGACGTGCCTTCGGCCTGTTCGTCGTCGAGCGCGGCATGGCGGGATTCGAGCGGGGCCGTCGTCTGAAAAAGCTGGGACTGGACGCGCAGGACACGGCGGAACTGTTCTTCAACGATGTCTTCGTCCCGGACGAGAACGTGCTGGGCAATCCGGCGCGCGGTTTTGCCTATCTGGCGGAGGGCCTTGAAGAGGAGCGCCTGCTGTGCGCGTGCCAGTCGATCGCGCACGCGCAATCCGCGTTCGATCTGACGCTGCCCTACGTCAAGGAGCGCCGCGCATTCGGTCGTCCGATCGGCGCCCTGCAGAACACACGCTTCGTGCTGGCCCGCCGCCGCGCCGAGCTCGACGCCATGCAGATCTGGCTCGATGCGCTCGTCATGGAGCACAACGCCGGCCGGCTGGATGCCGTCACGGCGGCGTCTGCCAAGCTGCTGAGCACGGAGTTGGAGAACCGCGTGATCGACGACTGTCTGCAACTGCACGGCGGCTCGGGCTATATGGACGAATACCGCATCAGCCGCATGTATCGCGACGCACGCGTATCGCGGATCTTTGCCGGCGCGTCCGAGATCATGCTCGAGATCATCAGCCGCTCGTTGGGTCTGACGGAGAGAATGGACTAG